From a single Rhodococcus qingshengii JCM 15477 genomic region:
- a CDS encoding zinc-dependent metalloprotease, with translation MSNMPFGFSNSDDDPDRDKNAAGGNPFGGGDMPFGFGAGGEGFDPAQLGQMLTQFGQMLSGMGSSMGQGGTSGPVNYDIAKKLARQQIGSVTPITEGNVKAIADAAHLAEMWLDAATTLPAGASRTLAWTPNDWLDNTIDTWKRLCDPVAEKVAGMWVQGLPAEAQQMAGPMLGMLGQMGGLAFGSQLGQALGQLSTEVLSSTDIGLPLGPEGTAALLPAAVQAFSEGLEQPHQEVLVFLAAREAAHQRLYSHVPWLRQRVLATVEEYARGITMDFSAMEEFAKDLDPSALTDPSKLEALMQQGTFEPQNTPEQKAALERLETLLALVEGWVETVVTAALGERLPGVAAMSETLRRRRATGGPAEQTFATLVGLELRPRKVREAAGLWQKLTAEAGMDVRDGVWSHPDLMPDSSDLDAPDGFVARVLGAGEAGNFDDPIAQLEAVEAKERAAEAAMDKTREDDEEK, from the coding sequence ATGAGCAATATGCCGTTCGGCTTCTCCAACTCCGACGACGATCCCGATCGCGACAAGAACGCGGCGGGTGGCAATCCGTTCGGGGGTGGTGACATGCCGTTCGGGTTCGGCGCGGGCGGTGAGGGATTCGATCCGGCTCAGCTCGGCCAGATGCTCACCCAGTTCGGGCAGATGCTGAGCGGAATGGGCTCGTCGATGGGCCAGGGCGGTACGTCCGGCCCGGTCAACTACGACATCGCCAAGAAGCTGGCACGCCAACAGATCGGATCGGTCACACCGATCACCGAGGGCAACGTCAAGGCGATCGCCGACGCCGCGCACCTGGCCGAGATGTGGCTGGACGCCGCGACAACGCTCCCTGCCGGAGCGAGCCGCACTCTTGCGTGGACTCCGAACGACTGGCTCGACAACACGATCGACACCTGGAAGCGACTCTGTGATCCGGTGGCCGAGAAGGTAGCGGGCATGTGGGTCCAGGGTCTTCCGGCCGAAGCACAGCAGATGGCTGGCCCGATGCTGGGCATGCTCGGCCAGATGGGCGGACTCGCGTTCGGCTCGCAATTGGGCCAGGCACTCGGCCAACTGTCCACCGAGGTGCTCTCCTCCACTGACATCGGCCTGCCCCTCGGCCCCGAAGGCACCGCGGCCCTTCTCCCGGCTGCGGTTCAGGCTTTCAGTGAGGGTCTCGAACAGCCGCATCAGGAAGTTCTGGTCTTCCTCGCCGCGCGGGAAGCCGCTCATCAGCGCCTTTACAGTCACGTTCCGTGGCTGCGCCAGCGTGTTCTCGCGACAGTGGAGGAATACGCCCGCGGAATCACCATGGACTTCTCGGCGATGGAAGAATTCGCCAAGGACCTCGATCCATCCGCTCTCACCGATCCGAGCAAGCTCGAAGCGTTGATGCAGCAGGGCACGTTCGAGCCGCAGAACACACCGGAGCAGAAAGCCGCTCTCGAACGTCTCGAGACTCTGCTTGCGCTGGTCGAGGGCTGGGTGGAGACGGTCGTCACCGCCGCACTCGGCGAGCGACTGCCTGGTGTTGCCGCGATGAGTGAGACGTTGCGGCGTCGCCGCGCTACCGGCGGCCCCGCCGAACAGACCTTTGCGACGCTGGTCGGACTCGAACTTCGTCCTCGCAAGGTCCGTGAAGCGGCCGGTTTGTGGCAGAAGCTCACCGCGGAAGCCGGTATGGACGTTCGCGACGGCGTCTGGTCGCATCCCGACCTGATGCCCGATTCGAGCGATCTCGACGCACCGGACGGATTTGTCGCCCGTGTCCTCGGCGCCGGCGAAGCCGGTAATTTCGACGACCCGATAGCCCAGCTCGAAGCCGTCGAGGCAAAAGAGCGTGCGGCCGAGGCAGCGATGGACAAGACCCGCGAGGACGACGAAGAGAAGTAA
- a CDS encoding YlbL family protein, whose translation MNRRIVTLLAALAPIVVLGVVGTMVTVPYVALGPGPTFNTLGDVDGKPVVDIQGTEVDPTDGNLNMTTVSVRDGLNIFEAFGLWASGSNGLVPRSEIYPPEKSKEEIQQANTADFQQSEDSAELAALHFLGKPVALTVSKVTPDGPAAGALQEGDVLVKIGDTPVTTITGVQDTVGAIAPGTAIDVTVLREGVETVVPVTVGARPNKPESGYLGVTPSEVPDVPFTVQFNLADIGGPSAGLMFTLALVDKLTPGELNGGKFVAGTGTIDSDGEVGPIGGIRYKLIAASQAGAETFLVPAQNCDEAKQNAPDGLRLVKVDNLPGAVDSLESLNTGGDAPRC comes from the coding sequence GTGAATCGACGGATAGTGACGCTCTTGGCCGCACTCGCACCCATCGTCGTGTTGGGAGTCGTCGGAACAATGGTCACTGTTCCTTATGTCGCACTCGGTCCGGGCCCCACCTTCAACACGCTCGGCGACGTCGACGGTAAGCCCGTCGTGGACATCCAGGGGACCGAGGTCGATCCCACCGACGGCAACCTCAACATGACAACGGTGTCGGTTCGCGACGGTCTCAACATCTTCGAAGCGTTCGGACTGTGGGCGAGTGGCAGCAACGGACTCGTCCCTCGCTCGGAGATCTATCCGCCCGAGAAGTCGAAGGAAGAGATTCAGCAGGCCAACACGGCCGACTTCCAGCAATCCGAGGACAGTGCCGAGTTGGCGGCACTGCACTTTCTCGGCAAGCCGGTGGCACTGACTGTTTCGAAGGTGACTCCGGACGGTCCCGCTGCGGGTGCCCTGCAAGAAGGCGACGTCCTGGTCAAGATCGGCGACACTCCGGTAACCACCATCACCGGCGTTCAGGACACGGTCGGTGCGATCGCGCCCGGCACCGCGATCGACGTCACCGTCCTTCGTGAGGGTGTGGAGACCGTTGTGCCGGTCACCGTCGGGGCGCGGCCCAACAAGCCCGAATCGGGTTACCTCGGCGTCACACCCAGCGAGGTCCCGGACGTTCCCTTCACCGTGCAGTTCAATCTCGCCGACATCGGCGGTCCTTCTGCCGGACTGATGTTCACACTGGCCTTGGTCGACAAGCTGACTCCGGGGGAGCTCAACGGCGGAAAGTTCGTAGCCGGAACGGGCACCATCGACTCCGACGGCGAGGTCGGTCCGATCGGCGGCATCAGGTACAAGTTGATCGCCGCGTCCCAAGCCGGTGCTGAGACCTTCCTCGTGCCGGCCCAGAACTGTGACGAGGCGAAACAGAATGCGCCGGACGGGCTTCGACTCGTCAAGGTCGACAACCTGCCCGGCGCAGTGGACTCACTCGAGAGCCTCAACACGGGCGGCGACGCACCCCGCTGCTGA
- a CDS encoding PPA1309 family protein: MSEENMSRSPSALARCVHEVVDHIDAEGWDQPPKLYALVPTEMLAAAEPGLLDQLAEGAEYTPIEQESLPEDIIGGSRALDEFLATTHWPESVQGCILVQEIVVLPPEAESDLDHATAPVLTDQHAADEVARLTANAHPDRREARLFVGVLRDGPSLSLLQMRPDEDADPYGDLELLTYDGLAPHLVHALYATLDEVEED; the protein is encoded by the coding sequence GTGAGTGAAGAGAATATGAGCAGATCACCGAGTGCCCTCGCCCGGTGCGTTCATGAAGTTGTCGACCACATCGACGCCGAAGGCTGGGATCAGCCGCCGAAGCTGTACGCGTTGGTACCCACCGAAATGCTCGCCGCGGCCGAACCCGGACTGCTCGACCAACTCGCCGAGGGCGCCGAATACACACCGATCGAACAGGAATCGCTTCCCGAGGACATCATCGGCGGTTCACGGGCACTCGACGAGTTCCTGGCGACGACGCATTGGCCCGAGTCCGTGCAGGGTTGCATCCTGGTGCAGGAGATCGTCGTCCTGCCGCCCGAGGCGGAATCGGATCTCGACCACGCCACGGCGCCGGTGTTGACCGATCAGCACGCGGCGGACGAGGTCGCGCGGCTGACGGCCAACGCGCATCCCGATCGACGCGAGGCTCGACTGTTCGTCGGCGTGCTCCGTGACGGTCCCTCGCTGTCGCTCCTACAGATGCGTCCCGACGAGGATGCGGATCCGTACGGTGACTTGGAACTGCTCACCTACGACGGTCTTGCACCTCACCTCGTGCACGCCCTGTACGCGACGCTCGACGAGGTCGAAGAAGACTGA
- a CDS encoding UPF0182 family protein, whose product MGMRPPAGLPSLSRRSRILLVVAVVVAALLLVGPRLIGMYTDWLWFGEVGFRGVFTKVLLTRFVLFLVVGIVVGAIVWLAMLLAYRARPVFVPVSGPNDPIARYRTTVMSRLRLFGVIIPVAIGILSGLIAQANWVTIQLFLNGQAFGITDPQFNMDVSFYTFDLPFYRFVLNWLFVSILLAFVANLITHYVFGGIKLAGRAGTFTTAARVQLAVLAGTFVLLKAVAYWLDRYSLLSSGRKEPTFTGPGYTDIMAVLPAKLILMSIAIICALAFFAAIFTRDLRIPAMAVALLVLSSVLVGAVWPMIVEQFSVKPNAADKESTYIERNIAATRQAYGITDDKVTYQPYSGDGDAIPREVPADVTTIANARLLDPNILSPTFTQQQQRQNFYGFPPSLDIDRYDIDGEMRDYIVAAREISPNNLQGNQTDWINKHTVYTHGDGLVAAPANKITAPVLDPTKDNANNNNAGYPIYTVSDIASQDAGTQVIKVDQPRIYYGEVIGQGADDYAIVGGAGGSEAREYDTEQTKYTYTGSGGVSIGNWVNRLAFAAKYTERNILFSGAVGSDSKIIYNRDPRDRVGQVAPWLTTDGDAYPAAVDGKIVWIVDAYTTLENYPYAQRSSLDGLVADSVDATTGRLLPKKEVSYIRNSVKATVDAYDGTVTLYQVDDNDPVLNAWKGVFPDTVKPQSDISDDLRAHFRYPEDLFKVQREMLAKYHVDNPTEFFTNNAFWSVPNEPTVENSKENEPPYYVMVGDQETGAPSFRLTSPMVGFQRDFLSAYITVNSDPKDYGKITVLQLPVNKQTQGPSQSQNSMISDARVGSEKALLERTNTIRYGNQLALPIAEGGILYVEPMYTERSNTTTSFPQLSRVLVSYQESAKAGSRVRVGYASTLAEALDQVFDNGGAAGAATAPGGTATTEPPAGTGTTPAPTAPTTPTGPASSEDVSKALAEVNAAMDALKSAQQTGDFSGYGAALDRLQKAVDAYQALPPS is encoded by the coding sequence GTGGGCATGCGGCCCCCCGCAGGTTTACCCTCTCTGTCCAGACGCAGTCGAATCTTGTTGGTGGTGGCTGTCGTAGTGGCGGCCTTGCTGCTCGTGGGGCCGCGACTGATCGGCATGTACACGGACTGGTTGTGGTTCGGCGAAGTCGGCTTCCGCGGTGTCTTCACCAAGGTTCTGCTGACGCGATTCGTGCTCTTCCTGGTCGTCGGAATTGTCGTCGGCGCCATCGTGTGGCTCGCGATGCTTCTCGCGTACCGCGCACGCCCGGTGTTCGTCCCGGTCTCCGGGCCCAATGATCCGATCGCGCGCTACCGCACCACCGTTATGTCGCGTCTTCGTCTGTTCGGCGTGATCATTCCGGTAGCGATCGGCATCCTGTCCGGTCTCATCGCGCAGGCCAACTGGGTCACTATCCAGTTGTTCCTCAACGGCCAGGCATTCGGTATCACCGATCCGCAGTTCAACATGGACGTCAGCTTCTACACGTTCGATCTGCCGTTCTACCGTTTCGTTCTCAACTGGTTGTTCGTCTCGATCCTGCTGGCTTTCGTGGCAAATCTGATCACCCACTACGTTTTCGGTGGAATCAAATTGGCCGGACGAGCGGGGACGTTCACTACCGCCGCTCGTGTGCAGTTGGCTGTTCTGGCCGGCACTTTCGTGCTGTTGAAGGCCGTCGCCTACTGGCTCGATCGCTACTCGTTGCTTTCGAGCGGCCGTAAAGAGCCGACGTTCACCGGCCCGGGATACACGGACATCATGGCTGTGCTCCCGGCAAAGCTGATATTGATGTCCATCGCGATCATCTGTGCTTTGGCTTTCTTCGCTGCGATCTTCACCCGCGACCTTCGTATCCCGGCTATGGCCGTTGCTCTGCTGGTTCTCTCGTCCGTGCTCGTAGGCGCAGTCTGGCCGATGATCGTCGAGCAGTTCTCCGTCAAGCCCAACGCGGCGGACAAGGAGAGTACGTACATCGAGCGGAACATCGCGGCCACCAGGCAGGCCTACGGAATCACGGACGACAAGGTCACATATCAGCCTTACTCGGGTGACGGCGACGCAATTCCGCGCGAGGTGCCGGCAGACGTCACCACTATTGCCAATGCTCGTCTCCTCGATCCGAACATTCTGTCGCCCACTTTCACCCAGCAGCAACAGCGTCAGAACTTCTACGGGTTCCCGCCCTCGCTCGACATCGATCGCTACGACATCGACGGTGAGATGCGCGACTACATCGTGGCGGCGCGTGAGATCTCACCGAACAACCTGCAGGGAAACCAGACGGACTGGATCAACAAGCACACGGTCTACACCCACGGCGACGGCTTGGTGGCCGCTCCGGCGAACAAGATCACTGCGCCGGTCCTGGACCCGACGAAGGACAACGCGAACAACAACAATGCGGGCTACCCGATCTACACGGTCAGCGACATCGCCTCGCAGGACGCGGGAACACAGGTCATCAAGGTCGATCAACCGCGCATCTACTACGGCGAGGTCATCGGTCAAGGCGCTGACGACTACGCAATCGTCGGTGGTGCCGGTGGTTCGGAAGCTCGCGAATACGACACGGAGCAGACCAAGTACACCTACACCGGTTCCGGCGGCGTCTCCATCGGAAACTGGGTCAATCGCTTGGCTTTCGCGGCGAAGTACACGGAGAGGAACATTCTCTTCTCGGGTGCCGTCGGTTCGGATTCCAAGATCATCTACAACCGTGATCCTCGCGATCGCGTCGGTCAGGTTGCTCCGTGGTTGACCACTGACGGAGATGCGTACCCGGCCGCAGTCGACGGCAAGATCGTCTGGATCGTCGATGCGTACACCACGCTGGAGAACTACCCGTACGCACAGCGCAGTTCGCTGGACGGACTGGTCGCGGACAGTGTGGATGCAACGACCGGTCGTTTGTTGCCGAAGAAGGAAGTCTCGTACATCCGCAACTCGGTCAAGGCAACCGTCGATGCCTACGACGGCACCGTGACGCTCTATCAGGTCGACGACAACGACCCGGTACTCAATGCGTGGAAGGGTGTGTTCCCGGACACGGTCAAGCCGCAGAGTGATATCTCGGACGATCTGCGGGCACACTTCCGCTATCCCGAAGACCTGTTCAAGGTTCAGCGGGAAATGTTGGCGAAGTACCACGTCGACAATCCGACCGAGTTCTTCACCAACAACGCTTTCTGGTCGGTGCCCAACGAGCCGACGGTGGAGAATTCGAAGGAAAATGAACCGCCGTACTACGTGATGGTGGGGGACCAGGAAACCGGCGCGCCGTCGTTCCGGCTCACAAGTCCGATGGTGGGATTCCAGCGAGACTTCCTGTCGGCTTACATCACCGTGAATTCGGATCCGAAGGACTACGGCAAGATCACTGTTCTGCAGTTGCCCGTCAACAAACAGACGCAGGGTCCGTCACAGTCGCAGAACTCGATGATCTCGGATGCTCGCGTGGGCTCGGAGAAGGCACTGCTGGAGAGAACCAACACGATCCGATACGGCAACCAGTTGGCCTTGCCGATCGCAGAGGGTGGAATTCTCTACGTCGAACCCATGTATACCGAGCGAAGTAACACAACGACTTCGTTCCCGCAGCTTTCCCGAGTTCTGGTGAGTTACCAGGAGTCTGCGAAGGCTGGCAGCAGGGTTCGTGTCGGTTACGCATCCACGTTGGCCGAGGCGCTCGATCAGGTCTTCGACAATGGTGGAGCCGCGGGTGCTGCCACCGCACCGGGTGGAACTGCCACGACGGAACCGCCGGCGGGAACCGGGACCACCCCCGCGCCGACGGCGCCGACGACGCCTACAGGTCCGGCATCATCGGAAGATGTGTCGAAGGCTCTGGCAGAGGTCAACGCTGCCATGGATGCATTGAAGTCTGCGCAACAGACTGGTGACTTCAGTGGTTACGGAGCCGCGCTGGATCGCCTGCAGAAGGCGGTTGACGCTTACCAGGCGCTGCCGCCCAGTTAG
- a CDS encoding transglycosylase family protein — MTYTSISKRAFGTLAVAGALVAVPLTMSTGTASAATHNWDGVAQCESGGDWNINTGNGYYGGLQFSQSTWTANGGTGSPANASKEEQIRVAENTLQSQGPGAWPVCGQRLTVASEPAVEEAPAAAPAPVAEAPAVAPAIEIPAELKPAAQQAYDTARDLAGQYGFAAQFQQLSDANAPIVAALR, encoded by the coding sequence ATGACGTACACCAGCATCAGCAAGCGTGCATTCGGCACATTGGCAGTAGCCGGCGCACTTGTCGCAGTGCCCCTCACCATGAGCACCGGCACCGCTTCCGCAGCCACCCACAACTGGGACGGCGTCGCACAGTGCGAGAGCGGTGGCGACTGGAACATCAACACCGGAAACGGCTACTACGGCGGCCTGCAGTTCTCGCAGAGCACCTGGACCGCCAACGGTGGCACCGGCTCGCCCGCCAACGCTTCCAAGGAAGAGCAGATCCGCGTCGCCGAGAACACCCTGCAGAGCCAGGGCCCCGGCGCATGGCCCGTCTGCGGCCAGCGTCTGACCGTCGCGAGCGAGCCTGCAGTCGAAGAAGCTCCCGCCGCAGCACCGGCTCCCGTCGCCGAGGCACCCGCAGTTGCTCCCGCCATCGAGATCCCGGCCGAGCTCAAGCCCGCCGCACAGCAGGCTTACGACACCGCTCGTGACCTCGCCGGCCAGTACGGCTTCGCCGCACAGTTCCAGCAGCTCTCCGATGCCAACGCACCGATCGTTGCAGCACTGCGCTGA
- a CDS encoding IS256-like element ISRer3 family transposase produces MLTVVQDQQSSNDDSGVGRSLLDEIVRDGARQMLAAALAAEVAAYIEQFAEHLDEHGRRLVVRNGYHHERDVLTAAGAVTVTAPRVNDRRVDAETGERQRFSSAILPAWSRKSPQMTEVLPLLYLHGLSSGDFGAALEQFLGTGAGLSASTITRLTAQWQDEAKAFADRDLSGTDFVYLWVDGIHLKVRLEQEKLCLLVMIGVRADGRKELVALTDGFRESTESWADLLRSCRRRGMTAPVLAVGDGALGFWKALREVFPDTREQRCWFHKQANVLAALPKSAHPGATAAMREIYNAEDIDKAQVAIKAFEVDYGAKYPKAVAKIVDDADVLLEFYRYPAEHWIHLRTTNPIESTFATVRLRTKVTKGPGSRAAGIAMAYKLIDAAQARWRAVNAPHLVALVRAGAVFHKGKLLERPIDISPAEPDESSETEVA; encoded by the coding sequence ATGCTCACGGTAGTTCAGGATCAGCAATCCTCCAACGACGACAGCGGTGTTGGTCGGTCGTTGCTTGACGAGATCGTTCGCGACGGTGCCCGGCAGATGCTCGCGGCGGCGTTGGCCGCCGAAGTCGCCGCATACATCGAGCAGTTCGCCGAGCATCTCGATGAGCACGGCCGGCGGCTGGTGGTCCGCAACGGCTATCACCACGAGCGTGACGTGCTCACCGCGGCGGGGGCGGTGACGGTGACCGCACCGCGGGTCAACGACCGCCGTGTCGACGCCGAGACCGGTGAACGGCAACGGTTTTCCTCGGCGATCCTGCCGGCGTGGTCACGCAAGTCCCCGCAGATGACCGAGGTGTTGCCGCTGCTGTACCTGCACGGGCTGTCCAGCGGCGACTTCGGTGCGGCGTTGGAGCAGTTCCTCGGCACTGGTGCCGGGCTGTCGGCCTCGACGATCACCCGGCTGACCGCGCAATGGCAGGACGAGGCGAAGGCCTTCGCCGACCGGGATCTCTCGGGCACCGATTTCGTGTACCTATGGGTCGACGGCATCCATCTCAAGGTCCGCCTGGAGCAGGAGAAGCTGTGCTTGCTCGTGATGATCGGCGTCCGCGCCGACGGCCGCAAGGAGCTCGTCGCGCTCACCGATGGGTTCCGGGAGTCCACAGAGTCGTGGGCTGATCTGCTGCGCTCATGCCGACGCCGCGGGATGACCGCCCCGGTGCTGGCCGTCGGTGATGGGGCGCTGGGGTTCTGGAAGGCACTGCGGGAGGTGTTTCCGGATACCCGTGAACAGCGCTGCTGGTTTCACAAGCAGGCCAATGTGCTTGCTGCGCTGCCCAAGTCGGCTCATCCAGGTGCGACCGCGGCGATGCGGGAAATCTACAACGCCGAGGACATCGACAAGGCCCAGGTCGCGATCAAGGCCTTCGAGGTAGATTACGGCGCGAAGTACCCCAAGGCGGTCGCCAAGATCGTCGACGACGCCGACGTGCTCCTGGAGTTCTACCGGTACCCGGCCGAGCACTGGATCCACTTGCGCACTACGAATCCGATCGAATCGACGTTTGCGACCGTGCGGTTGCGAACCAAGGTCACCAAGGGCCCTGGGTCACGCGCAGCGGGGATTGCCATGGCCTACAAGCTGATCGACGCCGCACAAGCCCGCTGGCGGGCGGTCAACGCCCCCCATCTGGTCGCGCTGGTCCGTGCCGGCGCGGTGTTCCACAAAGGCAAGCTGCTCGAACGACCCATCGACATCTCACCCGCTGAGCCCGACGAATCAAGCGAAACGGAGGTCGCCTGA
- a CDS encoding esterase/lipase family protein produces MRLSKILLAMAVTTSLVTTALAFSAGSAAAGGRITDAKRVVFIVPGQQLYNSGETHQATYRALDKALSAAGYETHFVDAPGKMIAADAELIADSIRSYAAGADSVGVIAHSAGGLSSRYYAKFLGGSEVVDSFVAIGAPQYGSPGGCVQGPADGYDTCMFSEVLTKLNAGEDTPGSAYYSVVQSSGEWADGRLDGGQCRVYVDGVPGAGTGGDHLTELEHPEVISGAISALGRDCVGTFVDENDGDITWPDTLFPSFR; encoded by the coding sequence GTGCGACTCTCGAAGATTCTTTTGGCGATGGCGGTGACTACTTCGCTGGTGACCACCGCTCTGGCGTTCTCGGCAGGAAGCGCTGCCGCCGGTGGGCGGATCACCGATGCGAAGCGCGTGGTCTTCATCGTTCCGGGGCAGCAGCTCTACAACTCGGGAGAAACGCACCAGGCGACCTACCGCGCCCTCGACAAGGCACTGAGCGCTGCGGGCTACGAGACACACTTCGTCGACGCACCCGGCAAGATGATTGCGGCCGACGCCGAGCTGATTGCCGATTCGATTCGCTCCTACGCTGCCGGCGCTGACTCCGTCGGGGTGATCGCGCACAGTGCGGGTGGACTGAGCTCCCGGTACTATGCGAAGTTCCTCGGTGGCTCCGAAGTAGTGGATTCATTCGTCGCCATCGGTGCGCCACAGTACGGTAGCCCCGGTGGCTGCGTACAAGGCCCTGCCGACGGTTACGACACCTGCATGTTCTCCGAAGTTCTCACCAAGCTCAATGCCGGTGAGGACACTCCTGGATCTGCCTACTATTCGGTGGTGCAGAGTTCGGGCGAGTGGGCGGACGGTCGGTTGGACGGGGGCCAGTGCCGGGTGTACGTCGATGGCGTTCCCGGGGCCGGAACCGGAGGAGACCACCTCACCGAGCTCGAGCATCCAGAGGTCATCTCGGGAGCGATCAGCGCTTTGGGGCGCGACTGTGTCGGTACGTTCGTGGACGAGAACGACGGCGACATCACCTGGCCTGACACACTGTTTCCGTCATTTCGGTAA